From one Bradyrhizobium sp. Ash2021 genomic stretch:
- a CDS encoding MFS transporter, with protein MSATKVPPLPSTFNRLAWSNLAAQSAEQIALAAAPIVAVLLLGVGEGQTGLLQTALTLPFILFAIPAGLLADRISRRWLMAGAEGLRAAALAGILLLIWLGLMTLPLLALLGFVAVCGTVVYSVAAPALVPSLVAPPQLPAANARIELARTVAFASGPALGGVLVGWVGAAPAFGFAAALSVVAVVLLSGIYEPPRKPVPRRHPLQDIKEGAAFVLHHALLRPVFITQFIFNTASFLLLAVFVPYAVRHLGLTATGVGTTLAMYGVGMVVGALLATRVMRRLAFGTVIGLGPVTGFVAAAVMALTTIIPTPLLAALSFFLLGVGPILWVISTTTLRQSVTPPSLLGRVSAINIMSYGARPLGSALGAIVGGFFGAEACLYLATAIFGVQALVILASPAVSLARQPEMVGEPARC; from the coding sequence ATGTCCGCTACCAAGGTCCCGCCGCTGCCCTCAACCTTCAACCGCCTCGCCTGGTCGAACCTCGCCGCCCAATCGGCCGAGCAGATCGCGCTCGCCGCAGCGCCGATCGTCGCCGTGCTGCTGCTGGGGGTCGGCGAAGGCCAGACCGGCCTGCTGCAGACCGCGCTGACGCTGCCGTTCATTCTGTTCGCGATTCCCGCCGGTTTGCTCGCCGATCGCATCTCGCGGCGCTGGCTGATGGCAGGCGCGGAAGGCTTGCGCGCCGCAGCGCTGGCCGGAATTCTGCTGCTGATCTGGCTCGGGCTGATGACGCTGCCGCTGCTCGCGCTGCTTGGTTTTGTCGCCGTCTGCGGAACCGTGGTCTACAGCGTTGCCGCACCTGCACTGGTGCCCTCGCTGGTGGCGCCGCCACAGCTGCCCGCGGCCAATGCGCGGATCGAACTCGCCCGCACTGTGGCGTTCGCCAGTGGGCCGGCGCTCGGCGGCGTGCTGGTCGGCTGGGTCGGTGCGGCGCCCGCGTTCGGATTCGCCGCGGCGCTCTCCGTGGTCGCAGTCGTGCTGCTGTCCGGCATTTACGAGCCCCCGCGAAAACCGGTGCCGCGGCGCCACCCGCTGCAGGATATCAAGGAAGGTGCGGCCTTCGTGCTGCATCACGCGCTGCTGCGGCCGGTGTTCATCACGCAATTCATCTTCAACACGGCCTCGTTCTTGCTGCTTGCCGTGTTCGTGCCCTATGCGGTGCGCCATCTCGGCCTGACCGCCACCGGCGTCGGCACCACGCTGGCGATGTACGGCGTCGGCATGGTGGTCGGCGCGCTCTTGGCGACGCGGGTCATGCGGCGGCTCGCCTTCGGTACCGTGATCGGGCTCGGGCCGGTGACCGGCTTCGTCGCCGCCGCCGTGATGGCGCTGACGACAATCATCCCGACACCGCTGCTGGCGGCCTTGAGCTTCTTCCTGCTCGGCGTTGGTCCGATCCTGTGGGTGATCTCGACCACGACGCTGCGGCAATCGGTGACGCCGCCGTCGCTGCTCGGACGCGTCTCCGCGATCAACATCATGAGCTATGGCGCCCGCCCGCTCGGCTCCGCGCTCGGCGCCATCGTCGGCGGATTTTTTGGCGCGGAAGCGTGCCTGTATCTGGCCACCGCGATCTTCGGCGTCCAGGCGCTGGTGATCCTGGCGTCGCCCGCGGTCTCGCTGGCGCGGCAGCCGGAGATGGTCGGCGAACCCGCGAGATGCTGA
- a CDS encoding multidrug effflux MFS transporter, giving the protein MAEQTVAIDAASRPEASSTVLQIAVLAALAATGTLATNILLPSLPQMAASLNVSSGAVTSAITIFLAVFALGQLVVGPISDRFGRRWPVLIGFAVFFAGSVWCGLAADLPSLLTGRVIQAAGACATSVLSRAIARDLFSGAALARAMALIMIAMAAAPGFSPLLGGALDHYFGWRSEFALVAAFAGLGAIAYGTVLGETHNATRTPLDPLAIAKNYLGLIADRRFLVPAATVSLIMGGLFSMFSAAPRVLIEALHFSPIELGLFFAGTVMIVFAAGMLATKLAPRYGLDRSIRGGLFAAAAGSVAILLVSLFTPTFLPFLAAMSVFLLGMGIVNPLGTAQALSPFGEKAGAASALVGFWQMMTAAIGVWLTATVSHEAMFSLAIVLTVFSLIAAGLYTLRARKTA; this is encoded by the coding sequence ATGGCCGAGCAAACCGTAGCGATCGACGCAGCTTCCCGTCCGGAGGCCTCCTCGACCGTGCTGCAGATCGCGGTGCTTGCCGCGCTGGCGGCGACCGGGACGCTCGCGACCAACATCCTGCTGCCCTCGCTGCCGCAGATGGCTGCCTCGCTGAACGTCAGCAGCGGGGCGGTCACTTCCGCGATCACCATCTTCCTCGCGGTGTTCGCGCTCGGCCAGCTCGTGGTCGGGCCGATCTCGGATCGTTTTGGCCGGCGTTGGCCCGTCCTGATCGGGTTCGCCGTGTTCTTCGCCGGCAGCGTCTGGTGCGGCCTGGCCGCCGACCTGCCGAGCCTGCTGACCGGCCGCGTGATCCAGGCCGCCGGCGCCTGCGCCACCTCGGTGCTGTCGCGCGCCATCGCCCGCGACTTGTTCTCCGGCGCAGCACTGGCGCGCGCGATGGCGCTGATCATGATCGCGATGGCGGCCGCGCCCGGGTTCTCGCCGCTGCTCGGCGGCGCACTCGACCACTATTTCGGCTGGCGCTCCGAATTTGCGTTGGTCGCAGCCTTCGCCGGACTTGGCGCCATCGCCTACGGCACTGTGCTCGGCGAAACCCACAACGCGACGCGCACCCCGCTCGATCCGCTGGCGATCGCCAAAAACTATCTTGGCCTGATCGCCGACCGCCGTTTTCTGGTGCCGGCAGCGACCGTCAGCCTGATCATGGGCGGATTGTTTTCGATGTTCTCGGCCGCCCCCCGCGTCCTGATCGAGGCGCTGCATTTCTCCCCGATTGAGCTCGGCCTGTTCTTCGCCGGCACCGTGATGATCGTATTCGCCGCCGGCATGCTGGCAACGAAGCTCGCGCCCCGCTACGGGCTCGACCGCTCGATCCGGGGCGGACTCTTTGCCGCCGCAGCCGGCAGCGTCGCGATCCTGCTGGTGTCGCTGTTCACGCCCACCTTCCTGCCGTTCCTGGCGGCGATGAGCGTGTTTCTGCTCGGCATGGGCATCGTGAACCCCTTAGGCACGGCACAGGCGCTGTCCCCTTTCGGCGAGAAAGCGGGAGCGGCCTCCGCGCTGGTCGGCTTCTGGCAGATGATGACGGCCGCCATCGGGGTGTGGCTGACGGCAACCGTGTCGCATGAAGCGATGTTTTCGCTCGCCATCGTGCTGACGGTGTTTTCGCTGATCGCGGCCGGGCTGTACACGCTGCGCGCCAGGAAAACCGCCTAA
- a CDS encoding adenylate/guanylate cyclase domain-containing protein, whose product MELTPRLRLMNWLVSQGLTGLPENDLIRGFCQRCCAAGLPVSRGLVFIDTLHPIFEGRGFRWNDSETNESDVFEYGSTSGGDAGETWRRSTFHHMLEHGHDEMVIDLADCPSLDFSMINDLADKGHKHFVAFVHRFGEAGTIGEMDCFYSYWTTRRDDGFGEQDMAALRDLVPVLGLAIKSAAHADIARTLGRVYLGRDASEQVLSGKITRGVTEKIKAVLWFSDVRGSTAISESLSPDEIIPFLNDYAQASIDAIHEAGGEVLKLIGDGVLAMFTHENVAVAKRAALRAEFQFRRNLNVLNARRSAGGRPTTTAYVGLHIGQVFYGNIGSEDRLDFTVVGPAVNEVSRIASMCSSVDRELLMSSAFGTGLDATGRKYLVSTGRFALRGIGHAQDLYTLDPDIAADEVVAGKYERYLAG is encoded by the coding sequence ATGGAACTTACACCCCGCCTGCGCCTGATGAACTGGCTGGTGAGCCAGGGCCTGACCGGCCTACCCGAAAACGACCTGATCCGCGGCTTCTGCCAGCGCTGCTGCGCCGCAGGCCTGCCGGTGTCGCGCGGACTCGTCTTCATCGACACCCTGCACCCGATCTTCGAGGGCCGCGGCTTTCGCTGGAACGACAGCGAAACCAATGAAAGCGACGTCTTCGAATATGGCTCGACCAGCGGCGGCGACGCTGGCGAGACTTGGCGGCGTTCGACCTTCCATCACATGCTCGAGCATGGCCACGACGAGATGGTGATCGATCTCGCCGATTGCCCCTCGCTCGACTTCTCGATGATCAACGATCTGGCCGACAAGGGCCACAAGCATTTCGTCGCCTTCGTGCATCGCTTCGGCGAAGCTGGCACGATCGGAGAAATGGATTGCTTCTATTCCTACTGGACCACCCGTCGCGACGACGGTTTTGGTGAACAGGATATGGCCGCGTTGCGCGACCTCGTGCCGGTGCTGGGGCTCGCGATCAAGTCCGCCGCGCACGCCGACATCGCACGAACGCTGGGCCGGGTCTATCTCGGCCGCGACGCCTCCGAGCAGGTGCTGAGCGGAAAAATCACGCGCGGCGTCACCGAGAAGATCAAGGCGGTGCTGTGGTTTTCCGACGTGCGCGGCTCGACCGCGATCAGCGAAAGCCTTAGCCCCGATGAGATCATCCCGTTCCTCAACGACTATGCGCAGGCCTCCATCGATGCCATTCATGAGGCGGGCGGCGAGGTGCTGAAACTGATCGGCGACGGCGTGCTGGCGATGTTCACGCATGAGAACGTGGCGGTGGCCAAACGCGCGGCATTGCGCGCCGAGTTCCAGTTCCGCCGCAACTTGAATGTGCTCAATGCGCGCCGCTCCGCCGGGGGGCGGCCGACGACGACGGCCTATGTCGGCCTGCATATCGGCCAGGTCTTCTACGGCAATATCGGTAGCGAGGACCGGCTCGATTTCACTGTGGTGGGGCCGGCCGTCAACGAGGTCAGCCGCATCGCCTCGATGTGCAGCTCGGTCGATCGGGAGTTGCTGATGTCGTCCGCGTTCGGCACCGGCCTTGATGCGACGGGACGAAAATATCTGGTGTCCACCGGCCGCTTTGCGCTGCGTGGCATCGGCCATGCGCAGGATCTCTACACGCTCGATCCGGATATTGCCGCGGACGAGGTCGTGGCCGGAAAATACGAGCGGTATCTGGCGGGTTAG
- the arsC gene encoding arsenate reductase (glutaredoxin) (This arsenate reductase requires both glutathione and glutaredoxin to convert arsenate to arsenite, after which the efflux transporter formed by ArsA and ArsB can extrude the arsenite from the cell, providing resistance.), which translates to MSVTIYHNPACGTSRNTLAMIRQSGEAPEVIEYLKTPPDRARLLALIKAMGISVRALLREKGTPYAELGLADPKWSDDQLIDFMLAHPILINRPIVVTDKGVRLCRPSELVLDLLDHPADSFVKEDGEVVARTKS; encoded by the coding sequence ATGAGCGTGACGATCTATCATAACCCGGCCTGCGGCACCTCGCGCAACACGCTGGCGATGATCCGGCAGAGCGGCGAGGCACCGGAGGTGATCGAATATCTGAAGACTCCGCCCGATCGCGCGCGGCTGCTCGCGCTGATCAAGGCCATGGGAATTTCGGTGCGCGCGCTGTTGCGCGAAAAAGGCACGCCCTATGCGGAGCTTGGGCTCGCCGATCCCAAATGGAGCGACGACCAGCTGATCGATTTCATGCTGGCGCATCCGATTTTGATCAACCGGCCGATCGTGGTGACGGATAAGGGCGTGCGGCTGTGCCGGCCGTCGGAACTGGTGCTCGATTTGCTCGACCATCCCGCCGACAGTTTTGTGAAAGAGGACGGCGAAGTGGTCGCGCGGACGAAATCTTAG
- a CDS encoding MIP/aquaporin family protein: MPGFDLPRRLIAEALGTALLVATVVGSGIMAESLTKDVGLALLGNTIPTGAILVVLITILGPISGAHFNPALTAIFALKGELTPREALTYVAAQIAGGIAGTVMAHAMFALPLLDASLKMRTGGAQWLAEAVAAFGLVATILAGVKFNRPAIPWLVGLYITAAYWFTSSTSFANPAVAIARSLTNSFSGIRPVDLPGFIAAEFGGALIALALMSWLLRAGGEGAPLAKEARS; encoded by the coding sequence ATGCCCGGCTTTGATCTGCCGCGCCGGCTGATCGCCGAAGCGCTCGGGACCGCGCTATTGGTCGCGACCGTGGTCGGCTCCGGCATCATGGCCGAAAGCCTGACAAAAGATGTCGGGCTGGCGCTGCTCGGCAACACGATTCCGACCGGCGCGATCCTGGTGGTGCTGATCACGATTCTCGGGCCCATCTCGGGCGCGCATTTCAATCCGGCGCTGACCGCGATCTTCGCGCTGAAGGGCGAGCTGACGCCGCGCGAGGCGTTGACGTATGTGGCGGCGCAAATTGCCGGCGGCATCGCCGGCACCGTGATGGCGCACGCGATGTTCGCGCTGCCGCTGCTGGATGCCTCGCTGAAAATGCGGACCGGCGGGGCACAATGGCTGGCCGAAGCCGTGGCGGCGTTCGGCCTGGTGGCGACCATTCTGGCGGGCGTCAAATTCAATCGTCCGGCGATCCCCTGGCTGGTTGGCCTTTACATCACGGCGGCCTATTGGTTCACGTCGTCGACGTCGTTTGCCAATCCGGCCGTCGCCATCGCGCGCTCGCTGACCAACAGCTTTTCCGGAATCCGCCCCGTGGATCTTCCCGGCTTCATCGCCGCCGAATTTGGCGGCGCGCTGATCGCGCTGGCTCTCATGAGCTGGTTGCTGCGCGCCGGAGGCGAGGGCGCCCCACTTGCGAAGGAGGCTCGGTCATGA
- a CDS encoding ArsI/CadI family heavy metal resistance metalloenzyme: MKRLHIHVAVENLPQSIGFYSALFAAQPAVVKTDYAKWMLDDPRVNFAISTRGREAGLDHLGIQVENADELQEVYARLRQAGGNIVEQGQTACCYAKSEKAWIDDPAGISWETFLTTGESTTYGDGTGERVARVAHEKQGACCVPQAAPGAAI; this comes from the coding sequence ATGAAACGTCTTCACATTCACGTGGCAGTGGAGAATCTCCCGCAATCGATCGGCTTCTATTCGGCACTGTTCGCCGCGCAACCGGCCGTGGTCAAGACCGATTACGCCAAGTGGATGCTCGACGATCCCCGGGTGAACTTTGCAATTTCGACGCGGGGCCGCGAGGCGGGCCTCGATCATCTCGGTATTCAGGTCGAGAACGCCGATGAATTGCAGGAGGTGTATGCACGGCTGCGTCAGGCCGGCGGCAACATCGTCGAACAGGGTCAAACCGCATGCTGCTACGCCAAATCGGAAAAGGCGTGGATTGACGATCCGGCAGGAATTTCCTGGGAAACCTTTCTCACCACGGGCGAGAGCACGACCTATGGCGATGGCACCGGTGAGCGCGTGGCCCGCGTGGCGCACGAAAAGCAAGGCGCCTGCTGCGTTCCGCAAGCTGCGCCGGGCGCTGCGATCTGA
- a CDS encoding metalloregulator ArsR/SmtB family transcription factor, whose translation MESEQAILALAALAQSTRLGVFRLLVKHEPDGLAAGEIARAIAVPQNTMSAHLAILARAGLVMSERKSRSIIYRADLAAFQNLTSFMVEDCCGGHAEQCAPIAACKPARGRRAKITA comes from the coding sequence ATGGAATCCGAGCAAGCCATTCTTGCGCTCGCAGCTCTCGCCCAATCGACGCGGCTGGGCGTGTTCAGGCTGTTGGTGAAGCATGAGCCTGATGGACTCGCCGCGGGAGAGATCGCGCGGGCGATCGCAGTCCCGCAAAACACCATGTCGGCGCATCTCGCCATCCTTGCGCGCGCTGGCCTCGTGATGAGCGAGCGGAAGAGCCGCTCGATCATTTACCGAGCGGATTTGGCAGCGTTTCAAAACCTGACTTCATTCATGGTTGAAGATTGTTGCGGCGGACACGCAGAGCAATGCGCGCCGATTGCCGCGTGCAAGCCGGCGCGAGGCAGGCGCGCAAAAATTACGGCCTGA
- a CDS encoding MFS transporter: MSQRQLPIILALGTTQTLAWASSYYLPAILADPIGRDLSVSSNWIFAAFSASLVISALLGPRIGRQIDLVGGRSVLSISNLTLAAGLALLGFTHSIPMLIMAWLLLGIGMGAGLYDAAFGALGRIYGDAARRSITGITLIAGFASTVGWPLTAWGLESIGWRNTCFAWAAAHILIGLPINWLMLPPVAGAKVAVANAVKPHIPIDRTMALLAFAFAAAWSVTGAMAAHFPRILEAAGATSVQAIAAGALIGPAQVAARIVEASLLSRYHPLVSTRLACLTHPIGAIIVALVGGGAASVFAIFHGAGNGVLTIARGTLPLAIFGPNNYAYRLGIIGAPARMAQAAAPLAFGLLIDSMGSRILIVSSALSLAALAALFLVRAGPPAPEPPG, encoded by the coding sequence ATGAGCCAGCGCCAGCTTCCCATCATCCTGGCACTCGGCACCACGCAGACGCTGGCCTGGGCGTCGAGCTATTATTTACCCGCCATCCTGGCCGATCCGATCGGGCGCGATCTTAGCGTCTCCTCGAACTGGATCTTTGCAGCCTTCTCCGCCTCGCTGGTGATTTCGGCCCTGCTCGGTCCGCGCATTGGGCGCCAGATCGACCTGGTCGGCGGCAGGTCGGTGCTCTCGATTTCCAATTTGACACTGGCCGCAGGGCTGGCGCTGCTCGGCTTCACCCATTCGATACCGATGCTGATCATGGCCTGGCTGCTGCTCGGCATCGGCATGGGCGCCGGGCTCTACGACGCGGCCTTTGGCGCGCTCGGGCGCATCTATGGGGATGCTGCGCGCCGCTCCATCACCGGCATTACGCTGATCGCGGGCTTTGCCTCCACCGTCGGATGGCCGTTGACCGCCTGGGGCCTGGAAAGCATCGGCTGGCGCAACACCTGCTTTGCGTGGGCGGCGGCGCACATCCTGATCGGGCTGCCGATCAACTGGCTGATGCTCCCACCTGTGGCCGGCGCCAAGGTCGCGGTGGCGAACGCCGTCAAGCCTCACATTCCCATCGATCGCACCATGGCGCTGTTGGCGTTCGCCTTTGCCGCGGCCTGGAGCGTCACCGGCGCGATGGCGGCGCATTTCCCGCGCATCCTGGAAGCGGCCGGCGCCACATCCGTGCAGGCGATTGCGGCCGGGGCGCTGATCGGTCCGGCGCAGGTCGCGGCGCGGATCGTCGAGGCCAGCCTGCTCAGCCGTTATCATCCGCTGGTCTCGACCCGGCTTGCCTGCCTCACCCATCCGATCGGCGCGATCATCGTGGCGCTGGTGGGCGGCGGCGCGGCCAGCGTGTTCGCGATCTTCCACGGCGCCGGCAATGGCGTGCTGACCATTGCGCGCGGGACGCTGCCGCTCGCCATCTTCGGCCCCAATAACTACGCCTATCGCCTCGGCATCATCGGCGCGCCGGCGCGGATGGCGCAGGCGGCAGCTCCGCTGGCGTTCGGCCTCTTGATCGACAGCATGGGCAGCCGCATCCTGATCGTCTCCTCCGCGCTCAGTCTGGCGGCGCTGGCGGCGCTGTTCCTGGTGCGCGCCGGTCCGCCGGCTCCGGAACCGCCGGGCTGA
- a CDS encoding N-acyl homoserine lactonase family protein translates to MRIISLAVLLLSAALTIGPGHAQPGKSGVEKLYVLNCGEGVAGDISRWSPGINEGKSMDFVDTCYLIKHAQGWFLWDTGISDAVAAMPNGLAPADPKAVFWRRPKTLAAQLDQLGVKPSDIKAMAVSHTHPDHIGNVEMFPDTMLYVQKAEYDWPGANNAPRFKPEHPVTKLEGDRDVFGDGGVTILSTPGHTPGHQSLLVKLPKTGAIVLTGDAVHFKSNWDNRGVPVNNFSKDETLASMQKISDTLTREKAQLWINHDKAQRDGLKMSPEFYD, encoded by the coding sequence ATGAGAATAATAAGCCTTGCCGTGCTGCTGCTGTCAGCTGCGCTGACCATCGGTCCCGGCCATGCGCAGCCGGGCAAATCCGGCGTCGAGAAACTCTACGTTCTCAATTGCGGCGAGGGGGTCGCCGGCGACATTTCGCGCTGGTCGCCGGGGATCAACGAAGGCAAGTCGATGGATTTCGTCGACACCTGCTACCTGATCAAGCACGCGCAAGGCTGGTTCCTGTGGGACACGGGGATTTCCGACGCGGTCGCGGCGATGCCGAACGGCCTTGCGCCGGCCGATCCCAAGGCGGTGTTCTGGCGCCGGCCCAAGACGCTCGCCGCGCAACTCGACCAGCTCGGGGTGAAGCCATCGGATATCAAGGCGATGGCGGTCTCGCACACCCATCCCGACCATATCGGCAATGTCGAGATGTTTCCCGACACCATGCTGTATGTGCAGAAAGCCGAATATGACTGGCCCGGCGCCAACAACGCGCCCCGATTCAAGCCCGAGCATCCCGTCACAAAGCTGGAAGGCGACCGTGACGTGTTCGGCGATGGCGGCGTGACCATCCTGTCGACGCCGGGGCATACGCCCGGTCATCAGTCGCTGCTGGTGAAACTGCCGAAGACCGGCGCCATCGTCCTGACCGGCGATGCCGTTCATTTCAAGAGCAACTGGGACAATCGCGGCGTGCCCGTGAACAATTTCAGCAAGGACGAGACGCTGGCCTCGATGCAGAAGATCTCGGACACGCTGACCAGGGAGAAGGCGCAGCTCTGGATCAACCACGACAAGGCCCAGCGCGACGGTTTGAAAATGTCGCCGGAGTTTTACGACTAG
- a CDS encoding DMT family transporter has product MGEWVGVAIALVSSSLGGTAAAITRYLAGNTDPITLAILRWGIGFLCVLPAAVLLKAKWPQRRDWPAVAALGFCFFGVFFVLYNIAISYTTAARASLALATLPLHTMVVGALLGIEPLTVRKSLGVGIAVLGVIAALASGLSTAPPGAWRGELIMTGAVLCMAFYNVWSRPFMQRSSALGFLTVGMGTGAAALILVGSMTGSVAALSHFTPPQWIAGLYLGIAGGALAFILWVKALERATPTRVANTMTVNPVAAALLATQLVGEPITPNLVLGLVAVFGGIWVATSEIK; this is encoded by the coding sequence TTGGGCGAATGGGTAGGCGTTGCGATCGCGCTGGTCTCGAGCAGCCTCGGCGGCACTGCTGCTGCGATCACGCGCTATCTCGCCGGGAATACCGACCCAATCACACTCGCCATTCTCAGATGGGGAATAGGATTTCTGTGCGTGCTGCCGGCGGCAGTCCTGCTCAAGGCGAAGTGGCCGCAGCGCCGGGATTGGCCGGCGGTCGCGGCCCTCGGCTTTTGCTTCTTCGGCGTCTTCTTCGTTCTCTACAACATCGCGATATCGTACACGACCGCGGCCCGCGCCAGTTTGGCGCTGGCGACGCTGCCGCTGCACACCATGGTGGTCGGCGCCTTGCTCGGGATCGAACCGCTGACGGTGCGAAAATCGCTCGGCGTCGGAATCGCCGTGCTCGGCGTCATCGCAGCGCTCGCATCGGGACTTTCCACCGCGCCGCCGGGGGCGTGGCGCGGCGAATTGATCATGACCGGCGCGGTGCTGTGCATGGCCTTCTACAATGTCTGGTCCCGACCGTTCATGCAGCGCTCCAGCGCGCTCGGCTTCCTCACCGTCGGGATGGGGACGGGTGCTGCGGCGTTGATCCTGGTCGGCTCCATGACCGGCAGCGTCGCGGCGCTGAGCCATTTCACGCCGCCGCAATGGATCGCGGGCCTCTATCTCGGCATCGCCGGCGGCGCGCTGGCATTCATCCTCTGGGTCAAGGCGTTGGAGCGGGCGACGCCGACGCGCGTCGCCAACACCATGACCGTCAATCCGGTCGCGGCGGCGCTGCTTGCGACCCAACTCGTCGGCGAGCCGATCACGCCCAATCTTGTGCTTGGATTGGTCGCGGTGTTCGGCGGCATATGGGTCGCGACGTCGGAGATCAAATAA
- a CDS encoding helix-turn-helix domain-containing protein, producing MSRQHDFAASLRWWRRKRGLSQLELAGRTNISQRHLSFLELGRASPSRDMVIRLAITLDVPLRQHNSLLISAGFAPVWRQTNLAAPELGQIRSALDFMLAQQEPFPAVAVDRHWNLLQSNSGAVRLVEFLVGPLAPDTPINLADALAAPDVLRPHLVNWVEVVGYFIRSVEADAAADGTPETAALLKRLRAYEGVQAAVDAPPAELAISPVLPMQFRKDKIDLQLFTTIATLGIPQDITLQELRIESFFPMDEMTARILRGWAEDASIAQSAAGSAPRSSVRN from the coding sequence ATGTCGCGTCAACACGATTTCGCAGCCAGCCTCCGCTGGTGGCGACGGAAAAGGGGCCTGTCGCAGCTCGAGCTCGCCGGGCGCACCAACATCTCGCAGCGGCATCTGAGTTTTCTGGAGCTCGGCCGCGCGTCGCCGAGCCGGGACATGGTGATACGGCTTGCCATCACCCTCGACGTCCCGCTGCGCCAGCACAATTCGCTGCTCATCTCGGCCGGCTTCGCGCCGGTGTGGCGGCAGACCAACCTCGCCGCGCCCGAGCTTGGCCAAATTCGCAGTGCGCTGGACTTCATGCTGGCCCAGCAAGAGCCCTTTCCTGCCGTTGCGGTCGATCGGCACTGGAATCTGCTGCAGAGCAATTCCGGCGCCGTGCGCCTGGTCGAATTCCTGGTCGGGCCATTGGCGCCGGATACGCCGATCAACCTGGCCGACGCCTTGGCCGCGCCGGACGTGCTGCGGCCGCATTTGGTGAACTGGGTCGAAGTGGTCGGCTATTTCATTCGGAGCGTGGAAGCGGATGCGGCTGCTGACGGCACGCCCGAGACCGCGGCGCTGCTCAAAAGGCTGCGCGCCTATGAAGGCGTCCAGGCGGCGGTCGACGCGCCGCCGGCCGAACTGGCGATCTCGCCGGTGCTGCCCATGCAATTTCGCAAAGACAAGATCGACCTGCAGCTGTTTACGACCATCGCGACGCTGGGCATTCCCCAGGACATCACGCTGCAGGAACTTCGCATCGAAAGTTTCTTCCCGATGGATGAGATGACCGCCCGCATCCTGCGCGGCTGGGCGGAAGACGCGTCTATCGCGCAATCAGCTGCAGGATCAGCACCACGCTCATCCGTGCGAAACTGA
- a CDS encoding sulfite exporter TauE/SafE family protein: MDGFPLEISLFLLATFAGALVAGLSGFAFGLVAASIWLYILTPLQTATLIIAFGLIVQGYSVWKLRGALDWKKLWPFVLGAALGVPVGVSILTWANPAHVRIGVGVFLVLYSLYALFRPAIKPVTTGGAAADGGIGFLNGVLGGVTGLAGILVTIWCGLRGWPKDVQRTVFQPVAVAIFLMSALWIGAKGAITPDIIKLFLIGLPALFAGTWLGLKLFGRLDEASFRKVVLVLLLASGIVLMI; the protein is encoded by the coding sequence ATGGATGGATTTCCCCTTGAGATTTCGCTTTTCCTGCTGGCCACATTCGCCGGCGCGCTGGTTGCGGGCCTCTCCGGCTTTGCCTTCGGCCTCGTCGCCGCGTCGATATGGCTCTACATCCTGACACCCCTGCAGACCGCCACGCTGATCATCGCCTTCGGCCTGATCGTGCAGGGCTACTCGGTCTGGAAGCTGCGCGGGGCGCTGGACTGGAAAAAACTTTGGCCGTTCGTGCTGGGCGCGGCCCTCGGCGTTCCCGTCGGCGTCAGCATTCTAACCTGGGCCAACCCGGCGCATGTGCGGATCGGCGTCGGGGTCTTTCTGGTGCTGTACAGCCTCTACGCGTTGTTTCGTCCGGCGATCAAACCGGTTACCACAGGTGGCGCGGCGGCCGATGGCGGCATCGGCTTCCTCAACGGCGTGCTCGGCGGCGTCACCGGGCTGGCCGGAATCCTCGTCACCATCTGGTGCGGCCTGCGCGGCTGGCCCAAGGACGTGCAGCGCACGGTGTTTCAGCCGGTTGCGGTGGCGATCTTCCTGATGAGCGCGCTGTGGATCGGCGCCAAGGGCGCGATCACGCCGGATATCATCAAACTGTTCCTGATCGGGCTGCCGGCGTTGTTCGCCGGCACCTGGCTCGGCCTCAAACTGTTTGGCCGTCTCGACGAGGCCAGCTTCCGGAAAGTGGTGCTGGTGCTGCTGCTGGCGTCGGGAATTGTCTTGATGATCTAG